A genomic window from Triticum urartu cultivar G1812 chromosome 7, Tu2.1, whole genome shotgun sequence includes:
- the LOC125524609 gene encoding 40S ribosomal protein S30, which produces MGKVHGSLARAGKVRGQTPKVAKQDKKKQPRGRAHKRIQYNRRFVTAVVGFGKKRGPNSSEK; this is translated from the exons ATGG GCAAGGTGCACGGATCGCTGGCCCGTGCCGGGAAGGTCCGCGGGCAGACGCCCAAGGTCGCCAAGCAGGACAAGAAGAAGCAGCCCCGCGGCCGCGCCCACAAGAGGATCCAGTACAACCGCCGCTTCGTCACCGCCGTCGTCGGCTTCGGCAAGAAGCGCGGCCCCAACTCCTCCGAGAAGTAG